A single window of Callithrix jacchus isolate 240 chromosome 6, calJac240_pri, whole genome shotgun sequence DNA harbors:
- the ITPRID2 gene encoding protein ITPRID2 isoform X1 yields MDRPLTGSAEAEEELEWQVASRRRKAWAKCRSSWQASETEDLSTEATTQDEDEDEEEDLPGAQLPAAAGRGNVPNEKIAIWLKDCRTPLGASLDEQSSNTLKGVLVRNGGSFEDDLSLGAEANHLHESDAQIENCNNILAKERRLQFHQKGRSMNSTGSGKSSGTVSSVSELLELYEEDPEEILYNLGFGRDEPDIASKIPSRFFNSSSFAKGIDIKVFLSAQMQRMEVENPNYALTSRFRQIEVLTTVANAFSSLYSQVSGTPLQRIGSMSSVTSNKETDSPPPLTRSNTANRLMKTLSKLNLCVDKTEKGEGSSPSPAVDKGKILNISVIEESGNKNDQKSQKIIKKKESSSMLATVKEEVSGSSAAVLENDNSDRISHEANSNFNQETENGQSKETPSYENKLGEESDVIESTLGSDFNISSLSELENSELKSVHISAPEKEPCAPLTIPSIRNIMTQQKDSFEMEEVQSTEGEAPHVPATYQLGLTKSKRDHLLRTASQHSDSSGFAEDSADCLSLNHLQVQESLQAMGSSADSCDSETTVTSFGEDLATPAAQDQPYFNESEEESLIPLQKGREKVAAAVADRRKSGSQDFPQCKTIENPGNKQSTCCPGDHVTEITEVKEGLFPTETVELLREASAESDVDKSSECEFTQYITHHIPKSLASIEAKCSDMSSENKMGPPSSVDRVNTALQRAQMKVCSLSHQRIGRSLLKSKDVLKQRYLYTKAGYPLRRSQSLPTTLLSPVRVVSSVNVRLSPGKETRCSPPSFTYKYTPEEEQELEKGVIEHDDQSSVKSTIFISPSSVKKEEALQSEAPRMEDCHHGRTPTCSRLAPPPMSQSTYSLHSIHSEWQERPLCEHTRTLSTHSVPNISGVPCNAFASPFGCPYSHRHATYPYRVCSVNPPSAIEMQLRRVLHDIRNSLQNLSQYPMMRGPDLAAAAYSTQKSSVLPLYENTFQELQVMRRSLNLFRTQMMDLELAMLRQQSMVYHHMTEEERFEVDQLQGLRNSVRMELQDLELQLEERLLGLEEQLRAVRMPSPFRSSALMGMCGSRSADNLSCPSPSNIMEPVTELIQEQSYLKSELGLGLGEMGFEIPPGESSESVFSQATSESSSVCSGPSHTNKKTGVPSTASVGKPKTPLVARKKVFRASVALTPTAPSRTGSVQTPPDLESSEEVDAAEEVPEVIGPKSEVEEGHGKLPVMPAAEEMHKNVEQDELQQVIREIKESIVGEIRREIVSGLLAAVSSSKASNSKQDTH; encoded by the exons ATGGACCGGCCCCTGACCGGGTCGGCGGAGGCGGAGGAGGAACTGGAGTGGCAAGTGGCGAGTCGCAGGAGGAAGGCCTGGGCCAAGTGCCGCAGCTCCTGGCAAGCGTCGGAGACAGAGGATCTGTCCACAGAAGCGACGACGCAGGACGAGGacgaggacgaggaggaggaccTCCCCGGCGCGCAGCTGCCGGCAGCGGCGGGAAGAG GAAACGTGCCCAACGAGAAGATCGCGATATGGCTCAAGGACTGCCG TACACCTTTGGGAGCCTCGCTGGATGAACAAAGCAGTAATACACTCAAGG GTGTGCTTGTGAGAAATGGAGGAAGTTTTGAAGATGATTTGTCATTGGGAGCTGAAG ccAACCACCTCCATGAAAGTGATGCTCAAATTGAAAACTG CAATAATATCTTGGCCAAAGAGAGAAGACTACAGTTTCATCAGAAAGGGAGAAGTATGAATTCCACTGGATCTGGGAAAAGTAGTGGGACAGTCTCAAG TGTTTCAGAATTGTTGGAACTTTATGAGGAAGATCCCGAAGAAATTCTTTATAATCTTGGATTTGGACGTGATGAACCAGATATTGCTTCTAAAATtccttccagattttttaattcatCATCCTTTGCCAAAGGGATAGATATTAAAGTATTTTTGAGTGCTCAAATGCAACGGATGGAAGTAGAAAACCCAAATTATGCTTTAACAA GCCGTTTTCGTCAAATTGAAGTGCTTACTACTGTGGCCaatgcattttcttctttatattcacAAGTCTCTGGGACTCCCCTGCAGAGAATTGGAAGTATGTCCTCAGTGACCTCTAACAAGGAGACAGACTCACCTCCACCTTTAACTCGAAGTAACACTGCAAATCGTTTAATGAAAACACTATCAAAACTAAATCTATGTGTTGAtaaaacagagaaaggagaaggtaGTAGCCCTTCTCCAGCAGTTGATAAAGGAAAGATTCTAAATATTTCAGTGATTGAAGAAAGTGGcaataaaaatgatcaaaagtctcaaaaaattataaagaagaaagagtCATCTTCTATGTTGGCTACAGTTAAAGAAGAAGTCTCGGGTAGTTCAGCAGCTGTTTTGGAGAATGATAATAGTGATAGAATTTCTCATGAAGCAAATAGTAATTTTAACCAAGAAACTGAAAATGGACAAAGTAAAGAAACTCCAAGTTATGAGAATAAGCTGGGTGAGGAATCTGATGTTATAGAATCCACATTAGGTAGTGATTTCAACATATCTAGCCTTAGTGAGCTGGAAAATAGTGAGCTGAAAAGTGTGCATATATCCGCACCTGAAAAAGAGCCATGTGCACCACTGACAATTCCATCCATAAGAAATATAATGACACAGCAGAAGGACTCCTTTGAAATGGAAGAG GTTCAAAGTACGGAGGGAGAAGCTCCTCATGTTCCAGCCACTTACCAGCTGGGTCTTACAAAGTCAAAAAGAG atCATCTGTTACGTACGGCAAGTCAGCATTCTGATAGCAGTGGTTTTGCTGAAGATTCTGCAGACTGCCTGTCCCTTAATCATCTTCAG GTTCAGGAGTCCTTGCAGGCCATGGGGAGTAGTGCTGATAGTTGTGACAGTGAGACAACAGTTACGTCATTTGGTGAAGACCTTGCCACACCTGCAGCACAAGACCAGCCATATTTTAATGAATCAGAGGAGGAGTCTCTCATCCCTCttcagaagggaagagagaaggtgGCAGCAGCAGTTGCTGACAGAAGAAAATCAGGCAGCCAGGATTTCCCTCAGTGTAAGACCATTGAGAATCCAGGAAATAAACAGTCCACCTGTTGTCCAGGGGATCATGTTACTGAAATTACTGAAGTGAAAGAGGGTTTGTTTCCAACAGAGACGGTAGAGCTACTGAGGGAAGCAAGTGCTGAAAGTGATGTGGATAAAAGCAGTGAATGTGAATTTACTCAGTATATCACACACCATATTCCAAAATCATTGGCTTCTATTGAAGCTAAATGCAGTGATATGagctctgaaaataaaatgggGCCTCCCTCTTCTGTGGACAGAGTTAATACAGCTTTGCAAAGAGCTCAGATGAAGGTGTGCAGTCTATCTCATCAACGAATAGGGCGTAGCCTGCTAAAATCAAAAGATGTGTTAAAACAAAGGTACTTATATACAAAAGCTGGCTATCCTCTCAGAAGGTCTCAGTCTTTACCAACTACCTTATTGAGCCCAGTAAGGGTTGTGTCCTCTGTCAATGTTCGATTATCTCCAGGAAAAGAGACCAGATGCAGCCCACCTTCCTTCACCTATAAGTACACACCTGAAGAGGAGCAGGAATTGGAAAAGGGGGTAATCGAACATGATGATCAGTCTTCAGTTAAATCGACAATTTTCATCTCTCCGTCATCTGTGAAGAAAGAAGAAGCCCTCCAGAGTGAGGCGCCACGCATGGAGGACTGCCATCATGGAAGGACTCCTACCTGTTCACGGCTTGCTCCACCACCAATGTCTCAGTCCACCTACTCCCTTCATTCCATCCACTCTGAGTGGCAAGAAAGGCCCCTGTGTGAGCACACAAGAACTCTGAGCACTCACAGTGTGCCCAACATATCAGGGGTTCCCTGTAATGCCTTCGCTTCCCCTTTTGGGTGTCCTTACTCACACAGACATGCCACCTACCCTTACCGAGTGTGCTCTGTGAATCCTCCTTCAGCCATAGAAATGCAGTTGCGAAGAGTATTACACGATATTAGAAACTCACTGCAGAATCTTTCACAG TATCCTATGATGAGAGGACCTGATCTTGCTGCTGCTGCATATAGTACTCAGAAATCATCTGTTCTACCTCTTTATGAA AATACTTTTCAGGAGCTCCAGGTAATGAGGCGGAGCCTGAATTTGTTTAGAACACAAATGATGGATTTAGAATTGGCAATGCTGCGTCAGCAAAGTATGGTTTATCATCATATGACTGAGGAGGAAAG GTTTGAAGTTGATCAGCTCCAGGGCTTGAGAAATTCCGTCCGAATGGAACTTCAGGACCTGGAACTGCAGCTGGAGGAGCGCCTGCTGGGCCTGGAGGAGCAGCTTCGTGCTGTGCGCATGCCTTCACCCTTCCGCTCCTCTGCACTCATG GGAATGTGTGGCAGTAGAAGCGCTGATAACTTGTCATGCCCTTCTCCATCGAATATAATGGAACCA GTCACCGAACTGATACAGGAACAGTCATACCTGAAGTCTGAATTGGGTCTAGGACTTGGAGAAATGGGATTTGAAATTCCTCCTGGAGAAAGCTCAGAATCTGTTTTTTCCCAAGCAACATCAGAATCATCTTCTGTATGTTCTGGTCCCTCTCATACTAATAAAAAAACTGGAGTACCTTCTACTGCCTCAGTGGGCAAACCCAAAACCCCATTAGTGGCAAGGAAGAAAGTATTCCGAGCATCGGTGGCTCTAACACCAACAGCTCCTTCTAGAACAGGCTCTGTACAGACACCTCCAGATTTGGAAAGTTCTGAGGAAGTTGATGCAGCTGAAGAAGTCCCAGAGGTTATAGGACCTAAATCTGAAGTGGAAGAAGGGCATGGAAAACTCCCAGTAATGCCAGCTGCTGAGGAAATGCATAAAAATGTGGAGCAAGATGAGTTGCAGCAAGTCATACGGGAG
- the ITPRID2 gene encoding protein ITPRID2 isoform X2 translates to MDRPLTGSAEAEEELEWQVASRRRKAWAKCRSSWQASETEDLSTEATTQDEDEDEEEDLPGAQLPAAAGRGNVPNEKIAIWLKDCRTPLGASLDEQSSNTLKGVLVRNGGSFEDDLSLGAEANHLHESDAQIENCNNILAKERRLQFHQKGRSMNSTGSGKSSGTVSSVSELLELYEEDPEEILYNLGFGRDEPDIASKIPSRFFNSSSFAKGIDIKVFLSAQMQRMEVENPNYALTSRFRQIEVLTTVANAFSSLYSQVSGTPLQRIGSMSSVTSNKETDSPPPLTRSNTANRLMKTLSKLNLCVDKTEKGEGSSPSPAVDKGKILNISVIEESGNKNDQKSQKIIKKKESSSMLATVKEEVSGSSAAVLENDNSDRISHEANSNFNQETENGQSKETPSYENKLGEESDVIESTLGSDFNISSLSELENSELKSVHISAPEKEPCAPLTIPSIRNIMTQQKDSFEMEEVQSTEGEAPHVPATYQLGLTKSKRDHLLRTASQHSDSSGFAEDSADCLSLNHLQVQESLQAMGSSADSCDSETTVTSFGEDLATPAAQDQPYFNESEEESLIPLQKGREKVAAAVADRRKSGSQDFPQCKTIENPGNKQSTCCPGDHVTEITEVKEGLFPTETVELLREASAESDVDKSSECEFTQYITHHIPKSLASIEAKCSDMSSENKMGPPSSVDRVNTALQRAQMKVCSLSHQRIGRSLLKSKDVLKQRYLYTKAGYPLRRSQSLPTTLLSPVRVVSSVNVRLSPGKETRCSPPSFTYKYTPEEEQELEKGVIEHDDQSSVKSTIFISPSSVKKEEALQSEAPRMEDCHHGRTPTCSRLAPPPMSQSTYSLHSIHSEWQERPLCEHTRTLSTHSVPNISGVPCNAFASPFGCPYSHRHATYPYRVCSVNPPSAIEMQLRRVLHDIRNSLQNLSQYPMMRGPDLAAAAYSTQKSSVLPLYENTFQELQVMRRSLNLFRTQMMDLELAMLRQQSMVYHHMTEEERFEVDQLQGLRNSVRMELQDLELQLEERLLGLEEQLRAVRMPSPFRSSALMGMCGSRSADNLSCPSPSNIMEPVTELIQEQSYLKSELGLGLGEMGFEIPPGESSESVFSQATSESSSVCSGPSHTNKKTGVPSTASVGKPKTPLVARKKVFRASVALTPTAPSRTGSVQTPPDLESSEEVDAAEEVPEVIGPKSEVEEGHGKLPVMPAAEEMHKNVEQDELQQVIREVGMDPISCLIQELPMIGTGGGVTCALEDTCC, encoded by the exons ATGGACCGGCCCCTGACCGGGTCGGCGGAGGCGGAGGAGGAACTGGAGTGGCAAGTGGCGAGTCGCAGGAGGAAGGCCTGGGCCAAGTGCCGCAGCTCCTGGCAAGCGTCGGAGACAGAGGATCTGTCCACAGAAGCGACGACGCAGGACGAGGacgaggacgaggaggaggaccTCCCCGGCGCGCAGCTGCCGGCAGCGGCGGGAAGAG GAAACGTGCCCAACGAGAAGATCGCGATATGGCTCAAGGACTGCCG TACACCTTTGGGAGCCTCGCTGGATGAACAAAGCAGTAATACACTCAAGG GTGTGCTTGTGAGAAATGGAGGAAGTTTTGAAGATGATTTGTCATTGGGAGCTGAAG ccAACCACCTCCATGAAAGTGATGCTCAAATTGAAAACTG CAATAATATCTTGGCCAAAGAGAGAAGACTACAGTTTCATCAGAAAGGGAGAAGTATGAATTCCACTGGATCTGGGAAAAGTAGTGGGACAGTCTCAAG TGTTTCAGAATTGTTGGAACTTTATGAGGAAGATCCCGAAGAAATTCTTTATAATCTTGGATTTGGACGTGATGAACCAGATATTGCTTCTAAAATtccttccagattttttaattcatCATCCTTTGCCAAAGGGATAGATATTAAAGTATTTTTGAGTGCTCAAATGCAACGGATGGAAGTAGAAAACCCAAATTATGCTTTAACAA GCCGTTTTCGTCAAATTGAAGTGCTTACTACTGTGGCCaatgcattttcttctttatattcacAAGTCTCTGGGACTCCCCTGCAGAGAATTGGAAGTATGTCCTCAGTGACCTCTAACAAGGAGACAGACTCACCTCCACCTTTAACTCGAAGTAACACTGCAAATCGTTTAATGAAAACACTATCAAAACTAAATCTATGTGTTGAtaaaacagagaaaggagaaggtaGTAGCCCTTCTCCAGCAGTTGATAAAGGAAAGATTCTAAATATTTCAGTGATTGAAGAAAGTGGcaataaaaatgatcaaaagtctcaaaaaattataaagaagaaagagtCATCTTCTATGTTGGCTACAGTTAAAGAAGAAGTCTCGGGTAGTTCAGCAGCTGTTTTGGAGAATGATAATAGTGATAGAATTTCTCATGAAGCAAATAGTAATTTTAACCAAGAAACTGAAAATGGACAAAGTAAAGAAACTCCAAGTTATGAGAATAAGCTGGGTGAGGAATCTGATGTTATAGAATCCACATTAGGTAGTGATTTCAACATATCTAGCCTTAGTGAGCTGGAAAATAGTGAGCTGAAAAGTGTGCATATATCCGCACCTGAAAAAGAGCCATGTGCACCACTGACAATTCCATCCATAAGAAATATAATGACACAGCAGAAGGACTCCTTTGAAATGGAAGAG GTTCAAAGTACGGAGGGAGAAGCTCCTCATGTTCCAGCCACTTACCAGCTGGGTCTTACAAAGTCAAAAAGAG atCATCTGTTACGTACGGCAAGTCAGCATTCTGATAGCAGTGGTTTTGCTGAAGATTCTGCAGACTGCCTGTCCCTTAATCATCTTCAG GTTCAGGAGTCCTTGCAGGCCATGGGGAGTAGTGCTGATAGTTGTGACAGTGAGACAACAGTTACGTCATTTGGTGAAGACCTTGCCACACCTGCAGCACAAGACCAGCCATATTTTAATGAATCAGAGGAGGAGTCTCTCATCCCTCttcagaagggaagagagaaggtgGCAGCAGCAGTTGCTGACAGAAGAAAATCAGGCAGCCAGGATTTCCCTCAGTGTAAGACCATTGAGAATCCAGGAAATAAACAGTCCACCTGTTGTCCAGGGGATCATGTTACTGAAATTACTGAAGTGAAAGAGGGTTTGTTTCCAACAGAGACGGTAGAGCTACTGAGGGAAGCAAGTGCTGAAAGTGATGTGGATAAAAGCAGTGAATGTGAATTTACTCAGTATATCACACACCATATTCCAAAATCATTGGCTTCTATTGAAGCTAAATGCAGTGATATGagctctgaaaataaaatgggGCCTCCCTCTTCTGTGGACAGAGTTAATACAGCTTTGCAAAGAGCTCAGATGAAGGTGTGCAGTCTATCTCATCAACGAATAGGGCGTAGCCTGCTAAAATCAAAAGATGTGTTAAAACAAAGGTACTTATATACAAAAGCTGGCTATCCTCTCAGAAGGTCTCAGTCTTTACCAACTACCTTATTGAGCCCAGTAAGGGTTGTGTCCTCTGTCAATGTTCGATTATCTCCAGGAAAAGAGACCAGATGCAGCCCACCTTCCTTCACCTATAAGTACACACCTGAAGAGGAGCAGGAATTGGAAAAGGGGGTAATCGAACATGATGATCAGTCTTCAGTTAAATCGACAATTTTCATCTCTCCGTCATCTGTGAAGAAAGAAGAAGCCCTCCAGAGTGAGGCGCCACGCATGGAGGACTGCCATCATGGAAGGACTCCTACCTGTTCACGGCTTGCTCCACCACCAATGTCTCAGTCCACCTACTCCCTTCATTCCATCCACTCTGAGTGGCAAGAAAGGCCCCTGTGTGAGCACACAAGAACTCTGAGCACTCACAGTGTGCCCAACATATCAGGGGTTCCCTGTAATGCCTTCGCTTCCCCTTTTGGGTGTCCTTACTCACACAGACATGCCACCTACCCTTACCGAGTGTGCTCTGTGAATCCTCCTTCAGCCATAGAAATGCAGTTGCGAAGAGTATTACACGATATTAGAAACTCACTGCAGAATCTTTCACAG TATCCTATGATGAGAGGACCTGATCTTGCTGCTGCTGCATATAGTACTCAGAAATCATCTGTTCTACCTCTTTATGAA AATACTTTTCAGGAGCTCCAGGTAATGAGGCGGAGCCTGAATTTGTTTAGAACACAAATGATGGATTTAGAATTGGCAATGCTGCGTCAGCAAAGTATGGTTTATCATCATATGACTGAGGAGGAAAG GTTTGAAGTTGATCAGCTCCAGGGCTTGAGAAATTCCGTCCGAATGGAACTTCAGGACCTGGAACTGCAGCTGGAGGAGCGCCTGCTGGGCCTGGAGGAGCAGCTTCGTGCTGTGCGCATGCCTTCACCCTTCCGCTCCTCTGCACTCATG GGAATGTGTGGCAGTAGAAGCGCTGATAACTTGTCATGCCCTTCTCCATCGAATATAATGGAACCA GTCACCGAACTGATACAGGAACAGTCATACCTGAAGTCTGAATTGGGTCTAGGACTTGGAGAAATGGGATTTGAAATTCCTCCTGGAGAAAGCTCAGAATCTGTTTTTTCCCAAGCAACATCAGAATCATCTTCTGTATGTTCTGGTCCCTCTCATACTAATAAAAAAACTGGAGTACCTTCTACTGCCTCAGTGGGCAAACCCAAAACCCCATTAGTGGCAAGGAAGAAAGTATTCCGAGCATCGGTGGCTCTAACACCAACAGCTCCTTCTAGAACAGGCTCTGTACAGACACCTCCAGATTTGGAAAGTTCTGAGGAAGTTGATGCAGCTGAAGAAGTCCCAGAGGTTATAGGACCTAAATCTGAAGTGGAAGAAGGGCATGGAAAACTCCCAGTAATGCCAGCTGCTGAGGAAATGCATAAAAATGTGGAGCAAGATGAGTTGCAGCAAGTCATACGGGAG